Below is a genomic region from Telmatobacter sp. DSM 110680.
CGAACTGCTCATCATGCTCTTCATTCTTCTCTTCATTCCGCGTGATTACGCAGGGCCCTGCTTCATAGGATTTGCGATCGGGGAATCGCTGGGCGCGGCAGCATTGCGTATCGCCGGCGGCATCTTCACGAAGATCGCCGATATCGGCGCCGACCTGATGAAGATCGTATTCAAGATCAAGGAAGATGATGCCCGCAACCCGGGAGTCATCGCAGACTGCACCGGCGATAACGCGGGCGATTCCGTTGGCCCAAGCGCCGATGGATTTGAAACCTACGGCGTGACCGGCGTCGCTCTCATTACCTTTATCCTGTTGGCCGTCAAGGACCCAACGATTCAGGCACAACTGCTGGTTTGGATCTTCGTGATGCGCGTTGGGATGCTCCTTTCAAGCGCGGGAGCATACTTCCTGAACACAGCCATCGCCCGCGCGAAGTACAAAGACTCCGACGAAATGGACTTTGAGGCTCCACTGACTTCGCTGGTATGGATCACGTCAGTTGTTTCCATCATCCTCACCTACATCGTTTCGTACCTCATGCTCCCCACCCTGGGCGACGGAACGCTCTGGTGGAAGCTGGCTTCGATCATCTCGTGCGGAACCCTGGCGGGGGCGCTCATACCCGAATTGGTGAAGGTCTTCACTTCAACCAAGTCCACTCATGTCAAGGAAGTCGTCAAATCGGCTCAGGAAGGCGGAGCTTCCCTGGGAATCCTGTCGGGATTCGTGGCGGGTAATTTCTCAGCCTATTGGCTCGGGCTTAGCATGGTCGCACTTATGGGACTGGGCTACTACTTCAGCATGGGCATACCTGATCTGCAGAACAACCCTGCGGGCATGATGCTGGCTCCAGCCGTCTTCGCTTTTGGCCTCGTGGCCTTCGGCTTCCTCGGCATGGGTCCCGTCACTATCGCCGTCGATTCCTACGGACCGGTGACCGACAATGCGCAGTCTGTTTATGAGCTTTCGCTGATCGAAGATGTTCCCAACATCCAGGCTGAGTTGAAGAAGGATTTCAACATCGATGCGAAGTTCGAGCGCTGTAAACACCTGCTCGAAGCCAACGATGGAGCAGGAAACACGTTCAAGGCAACGGCGAAGCCAGTGCTTATCGGTACAGCTGTGGTGGGCGCAACAACCATGACGTTCTCGATCATCATGGCTCTGACTCACGGACTGACAGACAACGTGGCGAAACTCTCCCTACTGCACGCGCCGTTCATGCTGGGCTTGATTTGCGGTGGAGCGGTGATCTTCTGGTTCGCAGGTGCTTCGACGCAGGCGGTCTCCACTGGCGCCTATCGGGCGGTTGAGTTCATTAAGGCGAATATCCACCTGGAGGGCGCGGAGAAGGCATCCGTGACTGACAGCAAGAAAGTGGTAGAAATCTGTACGAAGTACGCGCAGAAGGGCATGTTCAATATCTTTCTCGCCGTCTTCTTCTCCACTCTCGCATTCGCGTTTATGGAACCATTCTTATTCATTGGCTATCTGTTCTCGATTGCAATCTTCGGTCTCTACGAGGCGATCTTCATGGCAAATGCCGGTGGCGCTTGGGACAATGCCAAGAAAATTGTAGAGGTCGACATGAAGCAGAAGGGGACACCACTCCACGATGCAACCGTGATCGGAGACACCGTCGGCGATCCGTTCAAAGACACCTCGTCCGTGGCAATGAATCCGATCATCAAATTCACGACGTTGTTCGGATTACTTGCGGTGGAACTTGCAGTGACCCTCAGTGGGAATAACCCGATGCTGACGCACATACTCGCGGTGGCATTCTTCCTGGTGTCGGTGTTCTTCGTGCACAAATCGTTCTATGGAATGAGAATTGAGTCAAAAGGGTAGGAACAATTTCCTGTTGTCGCATACAGAAAAACGCCGTCCGAAATTGGGCGGCGTTTTTCTTGAATATCGCTCGGTGAAGCTTCCGATCGTTTTGCGCTTACTCTATTTGCGCAATCTCCAGTTCGCGATCAGCGATTCACGCTGACCTTGCCGTGTTCTCCCACGTCAACAGAACCCTTGGTAGCTGCCGCGGCAAGGTACTTGATGCTGCGAATGATTTTGCTGTCGTTCGCCTCCCAATACTCCGCCTCGGTAACATCCACGCGGAGCACTCGGATTTGAGGATCGCTTTCTCCCCCTGGAAACCATGCCTGGTACATCGGATTCCAGAGCTCGTGAATTTTCTGTTTGTCATGCGAGACATAGCCGTGACCCTTCACGGTGACGTAGCTGGCATTTCCAGGATCAGCGTAGATCAGCGAGACGTGGTCGTTGTCGGCGATTTCGCCCACTTTTCGAGAGTCATGCGCGGTAAGAAACCAGACGCTCCCCTGAAATTCTGTTTTTTGTGTAGCCATGGGACGGCTGTCAATCGTGCCGTCAGGGGCGGCGGTTGTGAGCATCGCGAACCGTATCTCGGCGATCAAGTCTCCAAGCTTCTTCATTCCCTCAGCGCCCGTCAATTGCGCAGCTTCCGACATGTTTCCTCCGTTTAGCAGGGTCGCCTTTGGCAAACTTGCTTGCGATCTCTGCAAAACCATCAGATGCGAGAAAGGAAATGAGGAGCGGCACGGAAAATGATCTTCGCGAACGCGATTTTCACGCAGCCAAAACTCAGATCACGGGAGTTGCATCAGGCGGCTTTTCTGGCGACCTTCGCGGTCGAAATTGGCGGGATCGAGCCATGCCTCGAAGGCGGCTTTGCGTGCTGGCCATTCACTGTTCAGCATTGCAAACCATGCGGTATCGCGGTTCTGGCCTTTAATCACCATGTGCTGTCGGAAGATGCCTTCAAACGTGAATCCGAGCCGCGAAGCGGCGCGACGCGAGGGCTCATTATTGGCGTTGCACTTCCACTCGTAACGGCGGTAGCCCAGATCCTCGAAGACATGGCGCGCCATCAGGTACATTGCTTCGGTCGCGGCAATAGTGCGCTGCAGGGAAGGGGCAAGGAGGATGTTGCCGACCTCAATTACGCCGTTGGCCGGGTCCATGCGCATGTAGCTGGCGTAGCCCTCTGTACGGCCATTTGTTTTTGTCATCAATGCGAAGAAGACGGCGCTTGTGCTGAGTTGCTTTTCCGCGAGTGCGCGCCGCAGGGCGGCCTCGTTGGCATAGGGGCCATCTGCGAGGTAGGCCCACACTTCGTCGTGGCCGTGTACCGCCCGCCAGAGGTCAGCAGTGTGTCGTTCTGCATCCAATGGATCGAGCGTTACGTGCCGGCCGTGAATAGGTAAGCGAGAGGGAATCTCGACGGGCTTCCAAACGGAAAGGTCTTCTGGGGGCAGATGCACGGATTCAGCCTATCAGCCGTCAAAATCCAGCCGTTGGGGAGAGCCTTAAGAGTAACGTCCGCATTCTCCACATCGGGCCGGATTTCGCACAGGCGAATAGGCTAAATGCACTGTTTCTGCGCCTTGTAAGGTGTCTTGTGCGCAAACTAGGCTTGTATCCGCGCACAGACAGTGCTGAACCCCGCATCTGCACTGGATTTGGGGCAAGTTACTCCTTGAAAAAACCGTGGCCGGCGAGCCTTTTAGAGGTTTCCACAGGCTGAATGGCCGTATTTAGCAACCGGGTGCTCGATTTACCATCGAAATACAAGATGTTGTGGTTTCCGGTTGACAGGCACCATAGACAGCGCTATTTTTGCATCTGCGGCTGTTAACAGACTGTAACCTTGAGCCCGAGTTCAGCCCGCATAAAACTGAAAAACCCGCGGATCAGCAAGCCCCCGTTTTTCCGTTCGCTGCAAGACTTAGCCCCCCAAATTTGGCTGCGTTAAGCCCCAGGGACAAGTATTCAAAGAAATCGCCAATGGAGAAGAACTGATGAGCGAGGCCAACCTTCAAATCACCGCCGCAGCGCTGCAAGCTCCCTATAGCCAGGGAGGCCTGACATTTTCCCGTCGCTTTTCAACCGAGGGCAAATCCCCCTATGACGATGTCCAGTGGGAACGGCGAACGGCTCTGATCACCGACAGCAAGGGCAACACGATCTTCGAGCAGAAGGACGTGGAAGTGCCCGCCGACTGGTCGATGACAGCGACCAACATCGTGGCTTCGAAGTATTTGCACGGAACGATCGGCTCGCCCGAGCGCGAGACCGGCGTGCGGCAATTGGTCTCGCGCGTAGCCGAGACTGTGCGCGACTGGGGTATCGCCGGCGGCTACTTTGCCAGCGCACGTGACGCAGCCACTTTCCACGATGAGCTCGCTCACATGCTGCTGACGCAGAAAGTGGCGTTCAACTCGCCCGTATGGTTTAACGTCGGCTGCGACAAGCTGGAGCCATTTGCGGCAGGGCAGAACTGGCATTGGGATCCGATGACCGGCGGCGTGGTGCATGCTGCGACGGGCTATAAGAATCCCCAGTGCTCGGCCTGCTTCATCAACTCCGTCGACGATTCGATGGAAGGCATCATGGACCTGGCGCGGACAGAGGCGCTGCTCTTCAAGTACGGCTCGGGAACGGGCACCAACTTCAGCTCGCTGCGCTCAAGCCACGAAGGCGTGACCGGCGGCGGAACGGCCAGTGGCCCGCTGAGCTTCATGCGCGGACTCGATGCGTTCGCCGGCGTCATCAAGAGCGGCGGCAAGACGCGTCGCGCGGCCAAGATGGCCATCCTGAACGTCGAACATCCCGACATCATCGACTTCATCGAGTGCAAGGCGAAGGAAGAGCAGAAGGCTCACACCTTGATCCGGAACGGCTATGACGGATCGGGTCCGGACTCCGAGGCTTTCTCTTCGATCTTCTTTCAGAACGCCAACAATTCCGTGCGCGTGACCGATGAGTTTATGCGTGCCTACGAGAATGACGGCGAGTTCACCACCAAGACAGTGAAGGGTTCCAATCCCGTCAAGAGCTACAAGGCCCGCGACATCATGCGCAAGATTGCCGAGGCCACATGGCTGTGCGGCGATCCAGGGCTGCAGTTCGACACCACCATCAACAAGTGGCACACCTCGAAGAACACGGCGCCGATTAACGCGTCCAATCCATGCAGTGAATACATGTTCCTCGACAACTCAGCGTGCAACTTGGCGAGCTTCAACCTGATGAAGTTTCTTTCGCCATCGGGAACATTCAACATCCCTGAGTATCGTCACGCTATCTCAGTCGTTATCACGGCGATGGAAATCCTGGTCGACAACTCCGGGTATCCGACGGAATGGATTGCGCGCAATTCGCACGACTATCGGCCGCTCGGGCTGGGCTATGCAAACCTCGGCGCTCTGTTGATGTCATTCGGAATTCCCTATGATTCCGCTGCCGGACGCGATTTGGCTGCTGCGATGACGGCGATCATGTGCGGGCAGGCATATCTGCAGTCGGCAGTCGTAGCGGCGAATTGCCCGCCTCTTGCCTCTGCCACGCCTCTCACCGCCAGCGTTGAGCGTCAGGGCGGTGCATGCCCCGGGTTCTACGTAAACCGTGAGCCGTTCCTCAATGTGATTCGCATGCATCGGGCCGAAGTGAACAACATAGGCAAGTCGCGCACCAGCAGCGAGCCGTTCCTTGTGCCGCAGCTCGAAGCGTTGATCGATGCCAGCCGCGATTGCTGGGATATGGCTCTCTCCTATGGCGAGCGCTACGGGTATCGCAACTCACAGACCACAGTCCTGGCGCCCACCGGCACCATCGGCTTCATGATGGATTGCGACACAACCGGCATCGAGCCTGACCTCGCACTGGTGAAGTACAAGAAGCTGGTTGGTGGCGGCATGATCAAGATCGTCAACAACACAGTCCCGGCTGCGTTGTTCAAGCTGGGATACAACAACGACCAGGTTGACGCAATCGTCAGCTACATTGATGCGACCGGCACCATTGAAGGCGCACCGGGCATCAAGCCGGAACACCTTGCCGTATTCGATTGCAGCTTTAAGCCGGCCAAAGGCACGCGGTCCATTCAATACATGGGCCACATCAAGATGATGGCCGCAACCCAGCCGTTCCTCTCTGGCGCGATCTCGAAGACGGTGAACCTGCCGCATGAAGCCACAGTAGAAGAAGTGGCAGAAGCGTACGCCGAAAGCTGGCGTCAGGGCATCAAGGCAGTGGCCATCTACCGCGACGGCTCGAAGGGCGTGCAGCCATTGAATACCAGCATGGATGCAAAGAAAGAACCGACAGCGGTAGAAGCGGCAGGGCAGCGCGTAATGGCGCAGCTTGCAGCAGGACAGCCAGCAGCCGAAGCAGATCTGAAGACGCTCGAAGCTAAGATCAGCGAGAAGCTTGAGGTCACGGCGAAGTCGGTTGTCACGGCTTCAAATGTGTTTCAACGTGCGCTTGAAGAGATTGCAAAAGCGAATTCGGTGCCGCAAATGACCGCTGCGCTTGGAACTGAACCGCCTTTGCCCCAGGACCTGAATGGGCCGCCGCGCGCAGTTCGTCATCGCCTGCAGGCGGAGCGCGCTTCCATTACGCACAAGTTTTCGATTGCGGGTCATGAAGGCTACATCACGGTTGGTTTGTATCCCACAGGGCAGCCGGGCGAGATCTTCATCAAGATGGCGAAGGAGGGTTCGACCGTCTCCGGCCTCATGGATGCGTTTGCGACTTCCATTTCGCTGGCTCTGCAGCACGGAGTTCCGCTGCGTGTGCTCTGCGAGAAGTTTGCGCACACACGATTCGAGCCCTCGGGGTGGACGGGCAATGAGCAGATCGGCTACGCGAAGAGTCTCATGGACTACATCTTCCGCTGGCTGAACCTGCGCTTCCTGTCGGGTGAGCAGTTGACCCTCTTCGCGGGGCTAGCTCCGCAGGCTTCGCCCCTCCCTGAATCGCCGACAATTCTGCCAGACTTGGAGCCGGAAGAGGATCCCGCGGCCCACAAGCAGCTTTCCAAATTGGCTGAGGAGATGTCGCGTCTGAGAGAACGCGACAGGGGAATGGGCAGCACATCCGCACCGGGCGGCAGCATTCCTCCGGATGCTCAATCATCGATCACAGCTTCTGCCTCCCCAAGTCATGGACCAACATTGCAGGATCGTGGTTTGTTCCATGCATCGGAGGCAATGCGCAGCATGTACGAGATGGGCGATGCTCCAAGCTGTTCGACCTGCGGCGCCATCATGGTTCGCAACGGAAGCTGCTATCGCTGCATGAGCTGCGGATCGACAAGCGGATGCAGTTAATTTTCATAATCGGAAATTAAGGAGAGTGTGGGGTGACCGCCAAAATGAAAGTTTTGACCCTCATCGTGAAAGTTTTCACCCCACATGAAAGTCTCTGAAATTGGGTAGTTTAGTCTTCGATTTCTGAGAGTAGTTTACGTACAACTCCGAACTCGGTCGCGACACAACCTCGGGTAAGAGCGCGCCCGAACTAAGCACTAGAACTGAAATAATCTCGCACCCCGAGGGAGCCCCTTCGGGGTGTGTTCGTTCTGGCCCTAGCGAACACTGAGCGAGTGATCTGAGAGGAGAACAAATGCTCGCACGAACTCTGGATGCCGCCGCTCTGGTAGAGGCCAGTAGCTCTGAGATTCTGGAGAGAAAGTGTGTGTGGATTTACACATAAGGTGAAACTTTTACCCCATAAGGTGAAGGTTGGTACCCCATAAAGTGAAATCAAGATGAAGAGAGGAAGCGACAGGATGGCAAAGAAAGAGATTTATGTCGAACAGACACAGCAAGGCGACTTCGCGGTACGGAGGCCGGGGTCTGAGAGACCTTTAAGGGTCCACATCCTTACGAATCGAATGGCGATTTTGGCACATTTTTATGCCTATTCCTGAGTCACCGTTAATCCGGAAGTAACCCCGTTTTTGGGTAATGTCCGATTTGGTCACCACATTTCCATGACTAGCACTATCATCAGTAAAATGCTCGATTCGGCCATCCGAACCATATCAATCGCAAGGCGTAACTGACCACAATCGCAGCGAGAGACACTCTCATCGCTCCAAAATGTCCTTGTAGGCGTTCAGGGCCACCTTCTTAGGCTGGCTCGGCACCAGAACTTCGGCATTCCTAGTGCTGTTGCCAATTATCGCGACTTGCCCGATCCGTACCATACCTTTTCCGAAATCGGCAAAGACTGGAACTAACATGCCAAAATGCTCGTCCACGTCACTCTGCGTGATGGCCATGTGAATCTTGACCTTTCCGCCTTCCGCGGGAGTCACCTGATACTCGAAGTGGTATCGCGGAACCTGCGTGCCGTAAACCCATTCATCAAAGAACCAGTCGAGGCGGCCGTTTCCCTGCAAGTCCATGGTTTTGCTCATGTGTTTTTCTGCAATCGCTTTAAACGACTCTGTCGAGGCTGCCTTCGCACGATGGCTCTCCACAAAGTCATGCATCATGGCGATAAACGCCTTGTCCTGGTCTTGTTGGCTGTACATGATCGACCTCAACATTTGCAGGACGTACGCGCCCTTTGGATAGACTACGTTTTGATAGGCGTTTTCGCTCCGGGGAGAAATCAAACGCAGGCCCATCCAAAGAGGGCCGGTGTCGTTGGGTGCGACACCAAAGTTGTTCTTCTCAAGAATCCGGTTGTGTAGGCGATTCCAAAAGTCGATGTAATCCTTGCGCCAGTCGCCGGCCACGCCCTGCTGCAGAAACAGCCCGGCTGAAAATTCAGCAAATCCCTCAGAAAGCCATTGATCATGATATGAAGTCCATCCCACAGCGTGCCCCCACCATTGGTGTGCAACTTCGTGAGGTGTCACCTCCTGAACGAAGCCGCTGAATTTGCTGTCGATGTTTCCAAATAGCAACCACCTCTGTGTCGAGTCGGTGTAGGCGGAAATTGGAAGATAGACAAGGTTTGGCCAGGACTGCCCAAAATTAAAGTCGGGCTGTTCTGTTATGTCGATCTCATCGTATGGGCTCTTGCCAAAGTAATAGCTACAAAGCTGTAGCTGCGCTCGCGTTTGCTCCAACGCATATTTGGTCATACTGTGCGGAGCCATCGACTGCAGCGCACCAAAACCGCGCAGGTTATTTGGCAATTCCGTCAGGTAATAACCAGAAATCTTGTAGCCGTCAACTTCATCGGGAAGTTCAATCTTCTTGTAATCGCCATAGTTGAAACCCGCCACCGCTACGGGGATCGAGGTAACCCAGTGGCTGACGGTGAAGTCTTCCTGTGATGACTCGCCTTGCAGCTTCCCCACGCTGATCACTTTGTATCTGTGCGGAATCTTGTATGTCAGATCATATGGAACACGCTCTCCAAAACCATTGAGATTCGGATACCACGAGGTTCGAGCACGTACGTAATAGTTTCCGTCCCCTGCCTTGGCCAGAACCTTGTCTCCTTCGTATTGCACGGTTATCGAAGATACTTTGCCGGCATCCGGGGCCTTAGGAAGAATGACGTAAAACGAACCGTCCTCTTTTCGGCTTTCCTGTATGTAATAGATATCCTGCCCATGTTCATCTATGACCCGTGTGACACGCAGGTTGGGCAACAGTCCAAACTTCATAAGTCTCTCGCCGAGAACCAACGGTTCGAAGGTGATGGTGGCAGTGCTGAACAAATGATCGTTCTTTGAAATTGCCGTCTCGATCTTGTATGCGTGAGTTGCAAAGAGGCGGCGATCTTCCCCGGAACTGGCCGTATGGTTTAGGAATTCGGATCTCAGATGAGCCAGATAAAAGACGCCGTCGTCCATCCCCTCGGGATCGTAGTTGATGAGTGCGACCTCTTCCGAGGAATCCAACTGGGGCATCGCACCAACTCGTTCCCGCAAGAAAAATCGGAGATCCTTCCACTTCTTCCCACGGATGTACGCATTCACAAACGGAGGATGAGAGGGATTGTAAACAGCCGCAAGAACGTCCGCGTCCACGTTGTCCATGGTTTCCCCGTGCAGCAGTTGTTCGGTAAACCCTTGAGGTTCATCCTTGCGCTTTCGCACCCTCTCCTTCCATTGTTCGAGGATTTGAGAGATGTTGGCTGGGGTTTCGGCGGGCGCACCCAGACCGGGGATGAACTTCAGGCGCTCCTGCTCGGTAAATCGGAACACCGCCTCAGAAAACTCTTCGTTTGCTTCGGCTGCACCGACGCGCCGTTTCAGTTCGTTTGTATCGAGTAAAGTGAAGGGCTTTAGATTGAAGTGACCTTCTCCGCTGAAAACTGCTCCGGTCACAACTCCATTGACCGGGCTCAACATCGTCAAGGTCCCTGCCTTGAATTGGAATGTTCCCGCATCCAACTGCAGTGTGAAATTGTCGAAGCGGAAGGTGGTTCCAGGCCCGACGGCGCGGAGCATCTGGTAAGCGGGGTCGGAATTGGCAAACGCACGGTTCCTGCCAGAAACTGAGATCTCCTCCCGGCGCTTCGCAATGAGCAGCTCAAACCGCAGTTCAACGGGTGCGCTCAGATCCACGCTTTTTACCTGGAGTTCGAAACCATCTCGCGTCACCTGTACTGAATAAGTTGCCGGTTTCAAATCAGAGACTGAGAACTTGCCTTGCCCGTCCGATAGAAGCACAACTGGTTTAGGAAGACCTGCCCCACTGATCTCGATCTTTGCGTCGACAACCACCGCTCCGGATTGATCCACGATTTTTCCGGAAAGTGTCTCGGCGTGCAATTTCGTTGAGATTCCCAAGAGGACGAGAAACAACCCGATCCTCAGCGAGAAGAAAAGACATTGGTGGTTCATTGCGCGAAGACTAAACAACGACATTGGCCCCTTTTCGCGTGATACCAGAGCGACGACCCCCGCCAGCGATCCGTAACCGGGCAGAGCCCAGCTAATTCACAACGCTGAAGTGCCCTAGCTCCCAAGGATGATCACATTGAGATGGTTGCTCTTGGTCTTGGTAATCTCGAATTCTACGATGGGTTGGGCAATATCCCGAAAGGATTGTTGACCCGCAAGAGCTTCTGGTCACTAGCCCGCAAGTCGTGTTCTCGGCAATTTAACTTTCGCGATGGAACCGCTGTAGATTGCTGATTCCGGAAGAATGACCGCCTGCTCGGACCCTATCGAGCTTGGTAAGCTCTAGGGCAGCGAAGAGCGCCTGATTGCGTTTATAAATCCGGGGATTACAACGATGTTCGATAAGACAATTTTTACTGAAGATCGAGACGGTAGACCTCAGCGAGCTGTTGTGTTCATCGTTTTGATTCTATTGGCGGCTGTTGTCGGGTATGTCGTCTACTGGATTAGTTCATTGTTCAACTTTCGCGGGGGTATAGGATGGTGAGTTTCGGGCGTCACCGTCTACTCTTCCCCTGCGGTGCCCCAACTGCCGGGGCGGGGCGAAGATAAGTCAAAGTGACGAGTGGTCCACGATTAACCGGAGCGCCCTACCAGATGGCCGATCCATGTCAAGGACTGTTTCGGCGTTACCACATAAACGGATGAAGCCTGGCGATGCTCAATGGGTCACTGTGATTGCAACGGTGCCGAGCGCATAGCTCTGCGAGGCCCCTGCTGCTGTTGCGCTCACGGTCACCGAGTAGGCGTTTGATCCGCCTCCGCCTCCTCCGCCACCGGTTCCGGTGGAACCTCCACCAGAACCACAACTCGTTACGGACGAGAGCAAAGCACAGAGCGCACATAAAAGAAGTAACGTTCTCCGTCGGCGTCTCGGGCTCAGCCATAATGCAGCCGGGAAAAGTATCGCAAGTGCGAGAGTGCCTTTTGCTGAAACTGCGGAAGGCTCACCGTGTATCTGCGCTGTATTTGTGGCTGTAAAGGTCGTGGTAATTGACTGCGCAATTCCACCGCTTAGCTGAAACGGCGATGGATTAAAAGAACAGGAAACCTGAGGCGAAGCACCCGAACAACCGAGCGAAACGGAGCCGCTGAATCCGTTGGTAGCATTGAGGGTCAGGGTCAACGATCCTGATCCGCTGCGAGGAAAGGTAAGCGCGGAGTTGCTCAACGATCCACTTAGCGCAACCACGTTTACGGGAAAGGTATAGCTTTGTGTGTTTCCGTTCGTGGTTGAGGTCACAGTCAATTGATGCTGCCCGAGGGAGGTGCCTGCCGGGACCGAAAGACTAAGGTTGACGCTCTGCGCAGTCGCACTTACCGGAGACGTTCCGCCGGTGCAGGTTGCTTGAACGTCAAGTACACAGGTGATCGAAAGATTGATCCCGCTCCCACTCGAATTTGACGATCCCTGCACGGTCACGGGAATATTCGCACTAGTTCCGGCGAAGATCCAGTCATTGGCAGCGGGCGGTCCCTGCACGTTGTATCCGATGACAGCAAGTGTCTCCGTTGCCGAAGCAGTAATCCCCTGGCTGGAAGCCGTCACTGTAAATGGATAGTTGCCGGCGGGCGTTCCCGCTGGAACATTGATCGCTAAAGAGATTCCGCTGTTCTGCGGATACGCTGCCTGGTCACCACTGAAGGCGCAGGATACGGCGTTCGGAAGTCCGGAGCAGCCGAAGGTGTAAGGCGGGATGCCGCTCACCTGAAGCGTCACAGAGCCAGTGGAGGGAGGAAAAACCCGGATCGGGCCGCTGAAGAAATTATTGATGTTCAACAGAGCAAGACTGACTGTGAAAGTCTGGCGTCGCGTTACGTTGCCGTCACTGGCTATTACTGTAAATAGATCCTGGGTACCGTTCACCGGCTGGTCAGGCGATTCGATGAAGGTGACCGTCGTTGATATCGGAGCCCCGGGTGAAACATCGAGTGAGCTGGAAGCAAACTGGCAGGTATCGCCAGGTAGCGAGCCAACACAAGAGAGATGAACCGTTGAACTATAGCCCTGCGAAGAAGTCAGCGTAACAGCCACGGGAGCTGTGCTTTTCCCGTTATAGACGGGACCCGCAGATGTCGGTGAGATGGTCTCGCTGAAGCCTAATACGTAACTGCTGGACGCATAGGCTGTGGCAACATCGCCATTGAGCTGTGCGTTGATGTCGAATACCTGCCGCCAATCGAAATTCGAAGCAAGCGTGTAACAGAAGCGTGCGCTCAGCGCACCGGCAGGGATAGTGATTGAACTGGGCAAAAGCACGCCAGCAACCGATGACGATAATATCGCCGATGCACCCGAGGAAGAAGAGACGTCGGGAAAGACCCAGCCGCATCCTTGGCCCCCGGTCACCACTGCCTCCTCGAGTTCGATCTGCAAGGCAGGAGCGTGGCCACCCTTGAATACCTGTAATGAGGAAGTGCCGCCATCGACTTGCACCATGTCGGCAATCCCGTCGCCATTCAAGTCATGCGCATAAAGCGGATACCCGCCGTAAAAAGGAAAGATGTCATAGGTTGGCACGAAGGTGCCGTCCCCGTTGCCCATCAGAAACTGTGCGTACGGCGCTGGGGCGAAATTTGCCGGTTGCTGAAACGCGACTTCGTCAGGTTTACCGCTTCCCTTGAAATCACCGGTCATCGACGAGGCTAGCGGATCGCCATTCTGCTGGAATGGTGTAACAGGGAGGG
It encodes:
- a CDS encoding sodium-translocating pyrophosphatase, which translates into the protein MTAQDWVYFLPAVSILSLVAFFFARQVIGSSFSMPVFLKRRYKAVVALLCMALPAFAYGQPEHAGGGEANLVLPDLSTVQFFGMNGHALLMIGLLFCVGGLLFGLAIFVQLKNAPVHRSMLEISELIYETCKTYLITQGKFIMLLWVFIAVIISMYFGWLAPVPGKSIAVTLPIILLFSLVGIAGSYGVAWFGIRVNTFANSRTAFAGLRGKPYPIMAIPLKAGMSIGMLLISVELLIMLFILLFIPRDYAGPCFIGFAIGESLGAAALRIAGGIFTKIADIGADLMKIVFKIKEDDARNPGVIADCTGDNAGDSVGPSADGFETYGVTGVALITFILLAVKDPTIQAQLLVWIFVMRVGMLLSSAGAYFLNTAIARAKYKDSDEMDFEAPLTSLVWITSVVSIILTYIVSYLMLPTLGDGTLWWKLASIISCGTLAGALIPELVKVFTSTKSTHVKEVVKSAQEGGASLGILSGFVAGNFSAYWLGLSMVALMGLGYYFSMGIPDLQNNPAGMMLAPAVFAFGLVAFGFLGMGPVTIAVDSYGPVTDNAQSVYELSLIEDVPNIQAELKKDFNIDAKFERCKHLLEANDGAGNTFKATAKPVLIGTAVVGATTMTFSIIMALTHGLTDNVAKLSLLHAPFMLGLICGGAVIFWFAGASTQAVSTGAYRAVEFIKANIHLEGAEKASVTDSKKVVEICTKYAQKGMFNIFLAVFFSTLAFAFMEPFLFIGYLFSIAIFGLYEAIFMANAGGAWDNAKKIVEVDMKQKGTPLHDATVIGDTVGDPFKDTSSVAMNPIIKFTTLFGLLAVELAVTLSGNNPMLTHILAVAFFLVSVFFVHKSFYGMRIESKG
- a CDS encoding pyridoxamine 5'-phosphate oxidase family protein; translation: MSEAAQLTGAEGMKKLGDLIAEIRFAMLTTAAPDGTIDSRPMATQKTEFQGSVWFLTAHDSRKVGEIADNDHVSLIYADPGNASYVTVKGHGYVSHDKQKIHELWNPMYQAWFPGGESDPQIRVLRVDVTEAEYWEANDSKIIRSIKYLAAAATKGSVDVGEHGKVSVNR
- a CDS encoding GNAT family protein, which gives rise to MHLPPEDLSVWKPVEIPSRLPIHGRHVTLDPLDAERHTADLWRAVHGHDEVWAYLADGPYANEAALRRALAEKQLSTSAVFFALMTKTNGRTEGYASYMRMDPANGVIEVGNILLAPSLQRTIAATEAMYLMARHVFEDLGYRRYEWKCNANNEPSRRAASRLGFTFEGIFRQHMVIKGQNRDTAWFAMLNSEWPARKAAFEAWLDPANFDREGRQKSRLMQLP
- a CDS encoding vitamin B12-dependent ribonucleotide reductase gives rise to the protein MSEANLQITAAALQAPYSQGGLTFSRRFSTEGKSPYDDVQWERRTALITDSKGNTIFEQKDVEVPADWSMTATNIVASKYLHGTIGSPERETGVRQLVSRVAETVRDWGIAGGYFASARDAATFHDELAHMLLTQKVAFNSPVWFNVGCDKLEPFAAGQNWHWDPMTGGVVHAATGYKNPQCSACFINSVDDSMEGIMDLARTEALLFKYGSGTGTNFSSLRSSHEGVTGGGTASGPLSFMRGLDAFAGVIKSGGKTRRAAKMAILNVEHPDIIDFIECKAKEEQKAHTLIRNGYDGSGPDSEAFSSIFFQNANNSVRVTDEFMRAYENDGEFTTKTVKGSNPVKSYKARDIMRKIAEATWLCGDPGLQFDTTINKWHTSKNTAPINASNPCSEYMFLDNSACNLASFNLMKFLSPSGTFNIPEYRHAISVVITAMEILVDNSGYPTEWIARNSHDYRPLGLGYANLGALLMSFGIPYDSAAGRDLAAAMTAIMCGQAYLQSAVVAANCPPLASATPLTASVERQGGACPGFYVNREPFLNVIRMHRAEVNNIGKSRTSSEPFLVPQLEALIDASRDCWDMALSYGERYGYRNSQTTVLAPTGTIGFMMDCDTTGIEPDLALVKYKKLVGGGMIKIVNNTVPAALFKLGYNNDQVDAIVSYIDATGTIEGAPGIKPEHLAVFDCSFKPAKGTRSIQYMGHIKMMAATQPFLSGAISKTVNLPHEATVEEVAEAYAESWRQGIKAVAIYRDGSKGVQPLNTSMDAKKEPTAVEAAGQRVMAQLAAGQPAAEADLKTLEAKISEKLEVTAKSVVTASNVFQRALEEIAKANSVPQMTAALGTEPPLPQDLNGPPRAVRHRLQAERASITHKFSIAGHEGYITVGLYPTGQPGEIFIKMAKEGSTVSGLMDAFATSISLALQHGVPLRVLCEKFAHTRFEPSGWTGNEQIGYAKSLMDYIFRWLNLRFLSGEQLTLFAGLAPQASPLPESPTILPDLEPEEDPAAHKQLSKLAEEMSRLRERDRGMGSTSAPGGSIPPDAQSSITASASPSHGPTLQDRGLFHASEAMRSMYEMGDAPSCSTCGAIMVRNGSCYRCMSCGSTSGCS